A single window of Anaerocolumna chitinilytica DNA harbors:
- a CDS encoding glycoside hydrolase family 1 protein, with protein MGVFAKDFMWGGSVSSMQTEGAWNEGGKGLTVYDLQEKTKSGSDWKVAIDFYHRYKEDIALFAQMGFTAYRFSLSWARILPDGEGELNEEGLLFYEQVIDELLKYNIEPVVCLYHFDMPVALMKKYGGWIGRETVDAFKKYTEIVIRRFGTRVKYYIPFNEQNAASLISVLYLPKDTSELEKKRIIAVNMHHMFLASASVSHILRKYAPHAKVGGMVNFTPFYPASCRPEDVFAAQKANRGYNYQTLDVLAKGEYPADLLHEWKAAGITPPFEDGDLEYIRLGTMDFLAHSYYMSAPVKARETAEGISIILKLLTEPIKNEYLEQTEWGWTIDPVGIRLTVKEIYDRYQLPVFTIECGIGVNEELNENQSIEDDYRIEYFKNHLNQLKLAVSEDGVNLMGFLTWGPIDILSSQGEMKKRYGFIYVNRTDTELLDLARYKKKSFEWFKKVIASNGEEL; from the coding sequence ATGGGCGTATTTGCAAAGGATTTTATGTGGGGTGGTTCGGTATCAAGCATGCAAACAGAAGGTGCTTGGAATGAAGGCGGAAAAGGCCTCACCGTTTATGATCTTCAGGAAAAAACGAAATCAGGGTCAGACTGGAAAGTAGCCATTGATTTCTATCACCGTTATAAAGAGGATATCGCTTTGTTTGCGCAGATGGGCTTTACTGCCTATCGATTCTCACTAAGCTGGGCGAGAATTCTTCCTGACGGAGAAGGTGAGCTGAATGAAGAGGGATTGCTCTTTTACGAGCAAGTAATTGATGAACTTTTAAAATATAATATTGAACCAGTGGTATGCCTCTATCATTTTGACATGCCGGTTGCATTAATGAAGAAATATGGAGGCTGGATAGGCAGGGAAACTGTTGATGCATTCAAGAAATATACTGAAATAGTAATAAGACGATTTGGTACCAGGGTAAAGTATTATATCCCATTTAATGAGCAGAATGCCGCATCTTTGATTTCTGTTCTATATCTGCCAAAGGATACGTCGGAATTGGAAAAGAAACGAATTATTGCAGTTAACATGCACCATATGTTTTTAGCCTCCGCCTCCGTCAGCCATATCCTGCGTAAATATGCTCCCCATGCAAAAGTAGGGGGAATGGTCAATTTTACACCATTTTATCCTGCCAGCTGCAGGCCGGAGGATGTATTTGCTGCTCAAAAAGCAAACCGCGGGTATAACTATCAGACTCTTGATGTATTGGCAAAGGGCGAATATCCGGCGGACCTTCTTCATGAATGGAAAGCAGCTGGAATAACACCTCCCTTTGAGGATGGGGACTTGGAATATATACGGCTTGGTACAATGGATTTTCTTGCTCACAGCTATTACATGTCTGCACCGGTAAAGGCACGAGAGACAGCGGAAGGAATATCAATCATATTGAAATTGCTTACAGAACCTATAAAAAATGAATATCTGGAACAGACAGAATGGGGCTGGACCATAGATCCAGTTGGTATCCGACTGACGGTAAAGGAAATATATGATCGTTATCAGCTTCCTGTTTTTACTATAGAATGCGGAATCGGTGTTAATGAGGAACTAAATGAGAATCAGTCCATAGAAGATGATTATCGTATAGAGTATTTTAAGAATCATTTAAATCAGCTTAAGTTAGCCGTTTCAGAGGATGGTGTGAATCTGATGGGATTCTTGACCTGGGGTCCTATCGATATATTAAGCTCCCAGGGAGAGATGAAGAAAAGATATGGATTTATCTACGTCAATCGTACAGATACGGAACTTTTGGATCTTGCCCGCTATAAAAAGAAAAGCTTTGAATGGTTTAAAAAGGTGATTGCCAGTAATGGGGAAGAATTATAA
- a CDS encoding ROK family protein, whose translation MNKLVFDIGATNTKFALMSTEGKILEREKVPTVYHSVDEYFDNMVKIVSKYRHQADEIAISTNGRMYTDGDTYRAYTRKLLQGINLKKEMEFRTGLPVTVLNDGFAAALGEWWKGAGKGTKNLLVIVLGSGLGCGLILNGELYQGSKLNAAMLFGMINAYGGSQYELAGISTAFYLLLYQLSAMKQIPMEQMTGERFFEFAAEGDPLALQMLQQYCQCIALIVYNSAMLLDLDSIVITGGLSEQGIILDMVNRKLLELPKKIMEGEEVAVMLEMASVDTGDFQIQVKKGELALDANLYGALYYLLRKE comes from the coding sequence ATGAATAAACTGGTTTTTGATATTGGGGCAACAAATACAAAGTTTGCATTGATGAGTACGGAAGGTAAGATATTGGAAAGAGAGAAGGTACCTACGGTTTATCATTCGGTGGACGAATACTTTGACAATATGGTGAAGATTGTATCAAAATATAGACATCAAGCCGATGAGATTGCCATCAGTACCAATGGCAGGATGTATACCGACGGAGACACTTATAGGGCTTATACTAGAAAATTACTTCAGGGAATTAATCTGAAGAAAGAAATGGAGTTTAGGACGGGACTTCCTGTAACTGTATTAAATGACGGCTTTGCAGCAGCCTTGGGAGAATGGTGGAAAGGTGCGGGAAAAGGTACTAAAAATCTTTTGGTAATAGTCTTGGGCAGTGGACTTGGGTGTGGTCTTATTCTTAACGGAGAACTTTATCAAGGCTCTAAATTAAACGCAGCTATGTTGTTTGGGATGATAAACGCTTATGGCGGCAGCCAATATGAGCTGGCAGGAATATCAACTGCTTTTTATTTGTTACTATATCAGTTGTCTGCCATGAAGCAGATACCTATGGAACAGATGACGGGAGAGAGATTTTTCGAATTCGCCGCTGAAGGTGATCCTCTTGCCTTACAGATGCTTCAGCAATATTGCCAGTGCATTGCTCTGATTGTCTATAACTCTGCTATGCTTCTGGACCTTGACAGTATCGTTATAACCGGTGGACTTTCTGAACAGGGTATCATACTTGATATGGTCAATCGAAAACTTTTAGAGCTTCCTAAAAAAATCATGGAAGGGGAGGAAGTCGCTGTAATGCTTGAGATGGCTAGTGTTGATACAGGTGATTTTCAGATTCAGGTTAAAAAAGGCGAACTGGCCCTTGATGCCAATCTTTATGGGGCCTTATATTACCTTCTTCGGAAAGAGTAA
- a CDS encoding GGDEF domain-containing protein yields MDLTHKESYRNMKDIRELIFKVFSTISMAVIVFFAVLFVWKGYWFATLLLFIAFIPFPVALYLYQKGHKTVGIFISILDAIWIVLFETFFVFSNVVCFHYQYFDTMAILFLISDLYQPRQRNISIGLAIAIFISFFICENYANTPILDFMQGINLNLLKHISLIITLIAMFIIFYTYSIQLSRKEKVMQFLVDHDALTGTFNRGYLNGAGEKYFANHQMNNKPFSIILLDIDDFKKINDQYGHQLGDRVLITMSETINQNIRRKDIFARYGGEEFVILLSGTNNAEAYNIAERIRADIESLKIPIKDGMISFTISIGVSTLSRHHWSFDQLLVEVDQLLYQSKNNGKNQTTRLRVEPI; encoded by the coding sequence ATGGATCTAACGCATAAGGAAAGTTATAGAAATATGAAAGATATTCGAGAATTAATTTTTAAAGTTTTTAGCACGATATCAATGGCAGTCATTGTATTTTTCGCAGTATTATTTGTGTGGAAAGGTTATTGGTTTGCAACGCTGCTGTTGTTCATTGCGTTTATTCCATTTCCGGTTGCCCTGTATCTGTATCAAAAAGGTCATAAGACTGTTGGGATTTTCATTTCAATTCTAGATGCGATATGGATTGTTCTATTCGAAACCTTTTTTGTTTTTTCTAATGTAGTGTGTTTCCACTATCAATATTTTGATACCATGGCTATATTATTTTTGATCAGTGACTTATACCAACCAAGACAAAGAAATATATCCATTGGTCTTGCAATAGCAATATTTATTTCTTTTTTTATTTGTGAAAATTATGCAAACACACCAATTTTAGATTTTATGCAAGGTATTAATCTAAATTTATTGAAGCATATAAGTCTCATAATAACTCTGATTGCTATGTTCATAATCTTTTATACCTATTCGATTCAGCTCTCTAGAAAGGAAAAGGTAATGCAATTCTTAGTTGATCATGATGCGCTGACCGGTACCTTTAATCGGGGATATCTTAATGGAGCAGGGGAAAAATATTTTGCGAATCATCAAATGAATAATAAGCCTTTTTCTATTATTTTGCTGGACATCGATGATTTTAAGAAGATTAATGACCAATATGGCCATCAATTAGGAGATAGGGTCCTTATAACAATGTCCGAAACAATTAACCAAAACATACGGCGGAAAGATATATTTGCAAGATATGGCGGTGAAGAATTTGTGATTCTTTTATCTGGTACTAATAACGCAGAGGCCTATAATATAGCTGAAAGAATACGTGCTGATATTGAATCACTTAAAATACCCATCAAAGACGGAATGATATCGTTTACAATAAGTATTGGTGTTAGTACACTAAGCAGACACCATTGGAGCTTTGACCAACTATTGGTTGAAGTGGATCAACTGCTCTATCAATCTAAGAATAATGGCAAGAATCAAACAACGCGTTTACGTGTAGAACCTATTTAG
- a CDS encoding alpha-L-fucosidase, giving the protein MLSLMELQKQFINMRLGTFIHFNSSTVQFNSSEMEDWEYDCENNDKPRLYPFDEKDWNPSHLDCDQWAAVAKSGGCKFAAYTAKHHEGFATWPTAYSEHSVKNATNKTDVVAAYLKAFRKVGIEAGLYFSILDLTAGISKKSCNEEQKKIIKGQITELLTNYGDIPFLILDGWNAPWGGPSYEMLPFEELDDLVKSLQPDCLLMNIGWTEGIDGSDILFFENGAGQDVYSDFKGPGVLCQKLTGTWFWRASDPVTSPVSASWALEKMHQYFTMNVNFVLNLSPNKEGRIDDNLANEFEIIGKELVLPEPIKELPSGWLKR; this is encoded by the coding sequence ATGCTTTCACTAATGGAACTACAAAAGCAATTTATCAATATGAGGTTAGGAACCTTCATTCACTTTAACAGCAGTACCGTTCAATTTAATTCAAGTGAAATGGAAGACTGGGAATATGATTGTGAGAATAATGATAAGCCCAGACTTTATCCTTTCGATGAGAAAGACTGGAATCCTTCACATTTGGACTGTGATCAATGGGCTGCCGTTGCCAAAAGCGGCGGATGTAAATTCGCCGCATATACCGCTAAACATCACGAGGGATTCGCAACCTGGCCTACTGCCTATTCCGAGCATAGCGTAAAAAATGCAACGAATAAGACAGATGTGGTGGCTGCCTATCTTAAGGCTTTTCGAAAAGTGGGGATTGAAGCTGGGTTATACTTCTCTATACTTGATTTAACAGCCGGAATCAGCAAAAAATCATGTAATGAAGAGCAGAAAAAAATAATAAAAGGACAGATTACTGAACTTCTAACCAATTATGGTGATATTCCATTCCTGATTTTGGATGGTTGGAATGCCCCCTGGGGAGGCCCTTCTTATGAAATGCTTCCCTTTGAAGAGCTCGATGATCTGGTAAAATCTTTACAGCCTGACTGCCTTCTGATGAATATTGGATGGACAGAAGGCATTGATGGCTCCGATATTTTATTTTTTGAAAATGGTGCAGGACAGGATGTCTATTCTGATTTTAAAGGTCCTGGAGTTTTATGTCAGAAATTAACCGGAACATGGTTTTGGCGGGCTTCTGATCCGGTTACAAGTCCTGTCAGCGCATCATGGGCGTTAGAGAAAATGCATCAATATTTTACGATGAATGTGAATTTTGTCCTTAATCTCAGTCCGAATAAAGAAGGCAGAATTGATGATAATCTGGCAAACGAATTTGAGATAATCGGAAAGGAACTCGTTCTGCCGGAACCAATTAAGGAACTTCCTTCCGGCTGGTTGAAAAGGTAA
- a CDS encoding helix-turn-helix transcriptional regulator has protein sequence MKQKNLNIKRDINNKKPDILISDYYLENREFNMWDCYSEHESSFNEQLHFHNFFELSIIYEGASRFLVNGEVFTMGIRSMQLIRPSDYHRQLTESGEHIRYYNLMFSAAFLSEPLLQELEKVQQPLCATVGTAEWDDMLRLLKKIHKEFKQSSEDILSQIYIRANVENLCIYLLRNQKAENTINLQIPQEPIRKAVSFIQKNYRNPIHLIDAANAAGLSPTYFSMIFHNTMGIKFSDYLAAYRLQVAQRYLHSSDLPVKQIAAVCGFSSYPYFVTLFKEHFGYTPGSCRSDIQKQ, from the coding sequence TTGAAGCAGAAGAATCTAAATATTAAGAGAGATATAAATAATAAGAAACCTGATATCTTGATATCAGATTATTATTTAGAAAATAGAGAATTTAATATGTGGGATTGCTATTCGGAACACGAGAGCAGTTTTAATGAACAACTGCATTTTCATAATTTTTTTGAACTATCCATTATTTACGAGGGAGCCTCAAGGTTTCTTGTAAATGGTGAAGTATTTACCATGGGAATCAGAAGTATGCAGCTTATACGTCCATCTGATTATCACAGACAGCTTACGGAAAGCGGCGAACATATTCGATATTATAACCTAATGTTTTCCGCAGCATTTCTTTCAGAACCATTGTTACAAGAACTTGAAAAGGTACAGCAGCCGTTGTGCGCTACAGTCGGTACTGCTGAATGGGACGATATGCTAAGGCTGCTTAAAAAAATTCATAAAGAGTTTAAACAGTCCTCTGAAGATATTCTAAGCCAAATATATATTCGAGCCAATGTAGAAAATCTTTGTATCTATTTATTAAGAAATCAGAAGGCGGAGAATACCATAAATCTTCAGATTCCACAGGAGCCGATTCGAAAAGCGGTTTCTTTTATCCAAAAAAACTATCGCAATCCCATACATCTGATTGATGCTGCAAATGCAGCCGGCTTATCACCAACTTATTTTTCAATGATATTCCATAATACAATGGGGATTAAGTTTTCTGATTATCTGGCAGCATACCGCTTGCAGGTTGCACAACGATACCTGCATTCAAGCGATCTTCCAGTCAAGCAAATAGCCGCAGTTTGCGGCTTTTCATCCTACCCATATTTTGTTACCCTATTTAAAGAACACTTCGGATATACACCAGGTTCCTGTCGTTCTGATATACAAAAACAATAG
- a CDS encoding LysR family transcriptional regulator, whose product MISLEQIRYFLEVVRCGSLNRASEQLYISQPSLSKQVQRLEKELGCALLHRNYDGVEPTPQGMLLYERMSGVLDEFDRTIDHVRNFEEVHQLRIGGLGNLVTYFLPRYMESLNANGQNKVIVDTRLSNRELVEGLENGKFDIVLLSNAEPQQNIAVIPLMTEPLYVVFPVTHPLFQQKDISFMDIVTHERLVLYKDPCTIRASIRKQCNQMKVTPNIVMELDLTESLLGYVSRGDGITLLPSIVAKGIQMPSIAVREISRIPIYREISVAMRKEDVSLYLPMFSGDTEIS is encoded by the coding sequence ATGATAAGCCTTGAACAAATACGATATTTTCTGGAGGTTGTACGATGCGGCAGCTTAAATCGGGCCTCCGAACAGCTTTATATCTCACAGCCGTCACTTTCCAAACAGGTGCAGCGCCTTGAAAAAGAACTAGGCTGTGCACTGCTTCATCGAAATTACGATGGTGTGGAGCCAACTCCCCAGGGAATGCTTCTTTATGAACGAATGAGTGGAGTACTGGATGAATTTGACCGAACAATTGATCATGTCAGAAATTTTGAAGAAGTTCACCAGCTTCGCATCGGCGGCCTTGGGAACCTGGTGACTTATTTTCTTCCCCGTTACATGGAAAGTCTGAATGCAAATGGTCAGAACAAAGTGATTGTGGATACCCGTCTTTCTAACCGAGAACTTGTAGAGGGCCTTGAAAATGGAAAGTTTGACATTGTACTGCTCTCTAATGCCGAACCTCAGCAAAATATTGCCGTAATTCCCCTCATGACAGAGCCGCTTTATGTGGTATTCCCTGTAACTCATCCATTGTTTCAACAGAAAGACATCAGTTTTATGGATATCGTCACTCATGAAAGACTGGTACTCTATAAAGATCCATGTACCATCCGCGCTTCTATCCGCAAACAATGTAACCAAATGAAAGTCACCCCTAATATTGTTATGGAACTGGACTTGACGGAATCACTTTTAGGTTATGTAAGCCGTGGGGATGGAATTACTCTTCTGCCTTCCATTGTGGCAAAGGGTATTCAAATGCCCTCCATTGCTGTACGAGAGATCAGCCGTATTCCAATCTACCGTGAAATCTCTGTCGCCATGAGAAAAGAAGATGTTTCCTTGTATTTACCTATGTTTTCCGGGGACACTGAAATATCCTAG
- a CDS encoding SDR family oxidoreductase has product MKNQLSKQRILVIGGSKYLGLAIAKEASEAGAEVVIGARNLEQASQAAGKLSFASAIQIDITDESTIASAAAKLGHVDHVVITASAHHNVPVKDLDHAKIITAFEAKVIGPMLLAKHFAPIMPPTGSILLFSGVAAWTPSAGYTVMGVTNGAVAFLASQLAKELAPIRVNAISPGITDSGTWNSLGEQGKKEWLESIAGSSLVGRAGTAADIADTALWLLNAGNITGETIHVEGGARYA; this is encoded by the coding sequence ATGAAAAATCAACTGAGTAAGCAAAGAATATTGGTAATAGGAGGTTCAAAATACTTAGGCCTTGCGATTGCAAAGGAAGCCAGCGAAGCCGGAGCAGAGGTAGTGATAGGAGCACGTAATCTGGAACAGGCTTCACAGGCGGCAGGGAAGCTTTCTTTTGCTAGTGCAATTCAGATTGATATAACAGACGAAAGCACGATTGCTTCTGCGGCAGCGAAGCTGGGTCATGTGGACCATGTAGTTATAACTGCATCTGCTCACCATAACGTGCCTGTTAAGGACTTGGACCATGCAAAAATCATTACTGCTTTTGAAGCTAAAGTGATTGGCCCGATGTTATTGGCAAAGCACTTTGCTCCTATTATGCCACCGACAGGTTCCATTCTTTTGTTCTCCGGAGTAGCTGCCTGGACACCATCCGCCGGATATACGGTGATGGGGGTTACCAATGGTGCCGTTGCTTTTCTGGCTTCCCAGCTGGCGAAAGAACTTGCACCCATACGTGTGAATGCAATTTCTCCGGGAATTACGGATTCCGGTACATGGAACTCTCTAGGAGAACAGGGCAAAAAGGAATGGCTGGAAAGTATTGCAGGCTCCAGCTTGGTAGGGCGTGCCGGAACAGCCGCTGATATTGCGGATACGGCTCTATGGCTCCTTAATGCAGGAAATATTACAGGGGAAACCATCCATGTTGAAGGCGGCGCAAGATACGCATAA
- a CDS encoding AraC family transcriptional regulator, with protein sequence MNTNNFYEPHTHKDPSFPIIFHLDTMQKYQSNFLPHWHESLEILYILHGTINVLADAASVTAGKDEIIVINSNNVHYIQTLAEESQYYCLIIDRKFCEEFNLDTGEVVFQRQIQDHELGEKFKIINEEFHLRKSLYKAKIKATAMDLVISLYRNYTVAESSLSRQIKSDKIEIIKKAIRYIQSNYTQEITITSISAEIGISKYYFCRIFKEITGYTTVSFLNIVKCNNAKKLLQSGKYGVEEAALMSGFDNLSYFSKTYKKHMGNLPSSDLLPSATRGISD encoded by the coding sequence ATGAATACCAATAATTTTTATGAACCACATACACACAAGGACCCATCGTTTCCAATTATTTTCCACTTGGATACGATGCAAAAATATCAGTCTAATTTTTTGCCTCACTGGCATGAAAGTCTTGAGATCTTGTATATCCTTCATGGAACTATTAATGTTCTGGCGGATGCTGCCAGTGTTACCGCCGGTAAGGATGAAATAATTGTGATTAATTCAAATAATGTTCACTATATCCAAACCCTAGCTGAGGAATCACAATACTACTGTTTAATTATCGACCGGAAATTCTGCGAGGAATTTAATCTGGATACCGGTGAAGTGGTATTTCAACGGCAGATACAAGATCATGAGCTGGGAGAGAAATTTAAGATTATCAATGAGGAATTTCATTTGCGGAAATCCCTGTATAAAGCAAAAATAAAGGCAACAGCCATGGATTTAGTCATCAGTCTTTATCGAAATTACACAGTTGCAGAGTCCTCCTTATCCAGACAGATAAAAAGTGACAAAATAGAAATCATAAAAAAAGCAATCCGTTACATACAGTCCAATTATACGCAAGAGATTACGATTACAAGTATCTCAGCCGAGATTGGCATAAGCAAATATTATTTTTGCCGAATATTTAAGGAAATTACAGGTTACACCACTGTAAGTTTTCTTAATATAGTAAAATGTAACAATGCAAAAAAATTATTGCAAAGCGGTAAGTACGGAGTAGAAGAAGCTGCTTTGATGTCTGGTTTTGACAATCTTTCTTATTTTTCAAAGACCTATAAAAAGCATATGGGTAATTTGCCTTCCTCTGATTTACTTCCTTCTGCAACGCGGGGTATTTCAGACTAG
- a CDS encoding sugar phosphate isomerase/epimerase family protein — protein MYDFPIGVMLDSFKLSTKNAIEKAALLGAKGLQMYATSGEYSPEALTGSKRKELLDMVKSNGLIFSALCGDLGHGFGSKEKNPELIEKSKRIMELAKDLETDIITTHIGVIPADKNHERYKIMQEACYTLSRYADSMNGHFAIETGPEIAVTLKEFLDGLNSKGVAVNLDPANFVMVTGDDPVKAVYTLKDYIVHTHAKDGRRLQIKDPEIIYKIKEEVISDIPQYDFLSQETNQPFIELPLGEGDVKFKDYLKALDDIGYRGFLTIEREVGDNPEEDIKNAVTFLNRMKSL, from the coding sequence ATGTACGATTTCCCAATTGGAGTCATGTTGGATTCCTTTAAACTAAGTACGAAAAATGCTATAGAAAAAGCAGCGCTCCTCGGAGCAAAAGGGCTCCAGATGTATGCAACCTCCGGTGAGTACTCCCCGGAAGCATTAACTGGAAGTAAGAGGAAAGAACTTCTTGATATGGTTAAATCCAACGGGCTTATTTTTTCTGCCCTTTGCGGAGATTTAGGTCACGGCTTCGGCAGTAAAGAGAAAAATCCAGAGCTCATTGAAAAATCAAAACGTATAATGGAGCTGGCAAAAGATTTAGAAACAGATATTATCACTACTCATATCGGAGTAATTCCGGCAGATAAGAATCATGAAAGATATAAGATTATGCAGGAGGCCTGCTATACTCTTAGCCGCTATGCAGATTCTATGAATGGGCACTTTGCCATTGAGACGGGACCAGAAATTGCAGTTACTTTAAAAGAATTTTTAGATGGACTTAATTCAAAAGGGGTTGCAGTAAATCTTGATCCAGCTAATTTCGTAATGGTAACGGGAGATGACCCTGTTAAAGCCGTTTATACCTTAAAAGATTACATTGTACACACTCATGCCAAGGACGGCAGACGTCTTCAAATAAAAGACCCCGAAATTATCTATAAAATCAAAGAAGAAGTAATTAGTGACATACCGCAGTATGATTTCCTTTCTCAGGAAACAAACCAGCCTTTTATTGAACTTCCGCTGGGAGAAGGGGATGTTAAATTCAAAGATTACTTAAAGGCATTGGATGATATAGGTTATAGGGGGTTCTTAACAATAGAACGTGAAGTTGGGGACAATCCGGAAGAGGATATAAAAAATGCAGTTACTTTTCTGAATAGGATGAAAAGTTTATAG